The following proteins are encoded in a genomic region of Clostridium kluyveri:
- a CDS encoding accessory gene regulator ArgB-like protein, whose product MYLTEKLAVSLGKKTKVLLNLDEDSEKIIVYGAINILQTTFSILWIVIAGFILGVLYEALIFSTTASILRKYSGGVHASSPNRCIIIVTALSCTAGVVIQKLLYRFSFTTTLFISMLFMIIAFMIIILKAPIDSVKKPIIDPNMKKKFKKNSIITLMVFSIVIVILSILYETTLKLYYLKIIHGIILGILWQSFTLTKIGITIFVKVDFILKSTTERS is encoded by the coding sequence ATGTATCTAACTGAAAAATTGGCAGTTTCTTTGGGTAAAAAAACAAAAGTGCTCTTAAATTTAGATGAAGATAGTGAAAAAATCATAGTGTATGGTGCAATTAATATTCTTCAAACTACATTTTCTATTTTATGGATTGTAATTGCAGGATTTATTCTGGGGGTACTTTATGAAGCCCTTATATTTTCCACTACAGCAAGTATTTTAAGAAAATATTCTGGGGGTGTACATGCTTCTTCTCCCAATAGATGTATTATAATAGTCACTGCTTTATCATGTACTGCAGGAGTTGTAATTCAAAAACTACTTTATAGGTTTTCTTTTACCACCACCCTGTTTATAAGTATGCTTTTTATGATAATAGCTTTTATGATAATTATATTAAAGGCTCCTATAGACAGCGTTAAAAAACCCATTATAGATCCAAATATGAAAAAAAAGTTCAAAAAAAATTCTATTATTACATTAATGGTATTTTCTATAGTTATAGTAATTTTATCTATACTTTATGAAACAACCCTTAAACTTTATTACTTGAAAATTATCCACGGCATTATTTTAGGCATTTTATGGCAGTCCTTTACCCTTACAAAAATTGGTATAACAATCTTTGTAAAGGTTGATTTTATTTTAAAATCTACAACTGAAAGGAGTTAA
- a CDS encoding cyclic lactone autoinducer peptide: MKSKIIRMFLSLCVLICTLMASVVSASACMWGFYQTEEPECLRK, encoded by the coding sequence ATGAAAAGCAAAATTATAAGAATGTTTTTATCCCTATGCGTATTAATATGTACATTAATGGCTTCTGTTGTTTCTGCTTCAGCATGTATGTGGGGATTTTATCAAACAGAAGAACCTGAGTGCTTGAGAAAATAA
- a CDS encoding sensor histidine kinase, giving the protein MKPVTKDMSVMLSMIKIAIIIFVAVIIYINLPNYWTYLNIKENINFSLCTTAFLSGILALICIMWLIINVKIERSSNVFRKSWLIETILFTLLIALPIYLSNSYENEYKYLFLLLIIASVIQYGSRYGIITSFFSSFFILGVDLLYAPTVNDINVYFQKDLILVGIFIFISWILGYYVDIEAENNRNKDNKLDLLNCKLKEQNTRRKNIEFSLFKNELCFHMLFEDSVNSIILHDKGRIIYANQSASRLLGCEDPLKLNDRSLYDHYRDEDIPTMRRKYINIIDEKLSKIVNEENILNCKGNVISVKNTSSFFIYDSRPVILTFLLDLTPQKQMENLKNTAEKNLKLLNETKEFNTLIMDFFINMSHEFKTPINVIFVAIQTMDIYLNKYDSEDMKKCKSYLKTMKQNCLRLIRLINNITDITKVDSGFITLNKKNMDIVSVVEDITQSVASHINPKNIELIFDTNTEEKIMAFDPNKMERIMLNLLSNAFKYTNSQGTIYVNVEDRGETVLITVEDDGDGIPEDKLQVIFERFGQANRSLSREHEGSGVGLYLVKSFVTIHNGKIEAASVQGEGSKFSIELPVEIIDNNESENNIPFKTNVEKIDIEFSDIYSLTK; this is encoded by the coding sequence ATGAAACCTGTTACAAAAGATATGTCTGTTATGCTATCCATGATAAAAATAGCCATAATAATATTTGTTGCAGTAATTATATATATTAATCTACCAAATTACTGGACATATTTAAATATAAAAGAAAATATCAATTTCAGTTTATGCACTACAGCTTTTCTTTCAGGTATCTTAGCACTAATTTGCATAATGTGGCTTATAATTAATGTTAAAATAGAACGCTCCTCAAACGTATTCAGGAAATCCTGGCTTATAGAGACAATACTTTTTACATTGCTAATAGCTTTGCCCATATACCTGTCTAATTCTTACGAAAATGAATATAAGTACCTGTTTCTGCTTTTAATAATAGCTTCAGTAATACAATATGGCTCCCGATATGGAATTATAACTTCTTTTTTTTCTTCCTTTTTTATACTGGGGGTGGATTTATTATATGCTCCCACTGTAAATGATATAAATGTATACTTTCAAAAGGATTTGATACTGGTTGGAATATTCATATTTATATCCTGGATACTGGGTTACTACGTGGATATAGAAGCCGAGAATAATAGAAACAAGGACAACAAATTGGACTTGTTAAACTGCAAATTAAAAGAACAGAATACAAGAAGAAAAAATATTGAATTTTCATTGTTTAAAAATGAACTGTGTTTTCATATGCTGTTTGAGGACTCCGTAAACTCCATTATACTTCATGACAAAGGAAGAATAATCTATGCAAATCAAAGTGCTTCCAGACTTCTAGGATGTGAAGACCCTTTAAAATTAAATGATAGGTCATTGTATGATCACTATAGAGATGAAGATATTCCCACCATGAGAAGAAAATATATAAATATCATAGATGAAAAGCTATCTAAAATTGTAAATGAAGAAAATATACTGAACTGTAAAGGTAATGTTATTTCTGTGAAAAATACTTCTTCATTCTTTATTTATGATAGCAGACCTGTTATACTGACTTTTCTGCTGGATTTAACCCCTCAAAAACAAATGGAAAATTTAAAGAATACTGCAGAGAAAAATTTAAAATTATTAAACGAAACTAAAGAGTTCAACACTCTTATAATGGACTTTTTCATAAATATGTCCCATGAATTCAAAACGCCTATTAATGTTATATTTGTAGCTATTCAAACTATGGATATATATTTAAATAAATATGACAGTGAGGATATGAAAAAATGTAAATCTTATTTAAAAACCATGAAACAAAATTGTCTAAGGCTCATAAGGTTAATAAATAATATAACAGATATAACCAAGGTAGATTCTGGATTTATTACCCTTAACAAAAAAAACATGGATATAGTAAGTGTAGTAGAAGATATCACTCAATCTGTGGCCTCTCATATTAACCCTAAAAATATAGAGTTAATATTTGATACAAATACTGAAGAAAAAATTATGGCTTTCGATCCTAACAAAATGGAACGTATAATGCTTAATTTGCTTTCCAATGCCTTTAAATATACAAATTCCCAGGGTACTATATATGTAAATGTAGAGGACAGGGGGGAAACTGTACTAATTACTGTGGAAGACGATGGAGATGGAATTCCCGAAGATAAACTTCAAGTTATATTTGAGCGCTTTGGTCAGGCCAATCGTTCTCTGTCCAGGGAACACGAGGGAAGCGGAGTAGGTTTATATCTTGTAAAATCTTTTGTAACCATACATAATGGAAAAATAGAAGCTGCCAGCGTACAGGGAGAAGGAAGTAAATTTTCCATAGAATTGCCTGTGGAAATAATTGATAACAATGAGTCTGAGAATAACATACCCTTTAAAACCAATGTGGAAAAAATAGATATAGAATTTTCTGATATATACTCCCTTACAAAATAG
- a CDS encoding methyl-accepting chemotaxis protein, whose translation MNWFSNLKIFKKLMLSFIVITLFTCLVGIISINKIGKVNTSLNNMYNVNLKSTNILQELKTNLMEARSDMLVILDPINKDSLNDIISNVDKLKEKNEKLQSDYKSTIVTDKDKQLYEEFQQYLEGWRSARENYVKSIQQGDYENGRTQFGQTETYRTKMFSVLDQYIDLKVKAAGKDYDDGIAQYRSSFIFLIIIILASAALSIILGILTSSNINKPILKIKELVDKFSNFDFSSNTNITRKDELGQVTLSLNKAQKNIVDLVKNIMEDSENMSSSSQELSATAEELSSKAQSIDNSLKTVASSIQETSAASEQITASIEEVDSGVNELSQKAMEGSDNSIHAKERANNVKNTGKTAMEYTEEIYEEKKQNTLKAIEDGKVVEDIRQMADTIGSIAEQTNLLALNAAIEAARAGEHGKGFAVVAEEVGKLAEQSSEAVVGIQDTIVKVQEAFKNISKSSEEILDFINEKVNPQFETFAGMGVEYYNDSDFVSKMSEELASMSGELAATIGQVSEAAQSMASTAQSSWENTEIIQNGIDETTKAVGQVSMTAQSQAELAQRLNEMVQKFKI comes from the coding sequence ATGAATTGGTTCTCGAATTTAAAGATTTTTAAAAAATTAATGTTGTCCTTTATTGTAATAACACTATTTACATGTTTGGTAGGAATTATATCCATAAATAAAATAGGAAAAGTAAATACCAGCTTAAACAACATGTATAATGTAAATTTGAAAAGTACAAACATTCTCCAGGAATTAAAGACAAATTTAATGGAAGCCAGATCAGATATGCTCGTTATTCTGGATCCGATTAATAAAGATAGTTTAAATGACATTATTAGCAATGTTGATAAGTTAAAAGAAAAGAATGAAAAACTCCAATCGGATTATAAATCTACTATAGTAACAGATAAAGACAAACAATTGTATGAAGAATTTCAACAATATTTAGAAGGCTGGAGAAGTGCCAGAGAAAATTACGTAAAGTCTATACAACAGGGAGATTATGAAAATGGCAGAACACAATTTGGACAAACAGAAACTTACAGAACAAAAATGTTTTCCGTACTTGATCAATACATAGATTTAAAAGTAAAGGCAGCTGGAAAAGACTATGACGATGGAATTGCCCAATATAGATCTTCTTTTATATTTTTGATTATAATAATTTTAGCCAGTGCGGCTTTATCCATAATTCTTGGAATTCTTACGTCAAGTAATATTAACAAACCTATTTTAAAAATTAAAGAACTGGTAGATAAGTTTTCAAATTTTGATTTTTCTTCAAATACCAATATAACAAGAAAAGATGAACTTGGACAAGTTACTTTATCTCTTAACAAGGCACAAAAAAATATAGTGGATTTAGTGAAAAATATTATGGAAGACTCTGAAAATATGAGCAGCTCCAGCCAGGAGTTATCTGCAACTGCAGAGGAACTTTCATCTAAGGCCCAGAGTATAGACAATTCATTAAAAACTGTGGCAAGCAGTATACAGGAAACCAGTGCAGCATCTGAGCAGATAACTGCTTCTATAGAGGAAGTGGACTCAGGTGTAAATGAATTATCACAAAAGGCTATGGAGGGAAGCGATAATTCCATCCATGCTAAGGAAAGAGCAAATAATGTAAAAAACACAGGAAAAACAGCCATGGAATACACAGAGGAAATATATGAAGAGAAAAAACAAAATACCTTAAAGGCCATTGAAGATGGTAAAGTGGTGGAAGATATAAGACAAATGGCAGATACCATAGGAAGCATAGCAGAACAGACAAATCTATTGGCTCTTAATGCAGCCATAGAAGCTGCAAGGGCAGGAGAACATGGAAAAGGCTTTGCTGTAGTGGCAGAGGAGGTTGGAAAACTTGCGGAACAGTCCTCAGAAGCTGTTGTAGGCATTCAGGATACTATAGTAAAGGTTCAGGAGGCTTTTAAAAATATATCAAAAAGCAGTGAGGAAATATTGGACTTTATAAATGAAAAGGTAAATCCACAATTTGAGACATTTGCAGGTATGGGTGTGGAATATTATAATGATTCTGATTTTGTGAGCAAAATGTCAGAGGAACTGGCATCCATGTCAGGAGAACTGGCTGCCACCATAGGCCAGGTAAGTGAGGCGGCACAAAGCATGGCCTCTACTGCACAAAGCTCCTGGGAGAATACAGAGATAATACAAAATGGTATTGATGAAACTACAAAAGCTGTAGGCCAGGTATCAATGACCGCACAAAGCCAGGCAGAACTGGCCCAGCGGTTAAATGAAATGGTGCAAAAATTTAAAATTTAA
- the gabT gene encoding 4-aminobutyrate--2-oxoglutarate transaminase, protein MIEEKNAKIITEIPGPKSKELIKKREQYVAKGVGCSSPIFVEEAKGALIKDIDENVFVDFAGAIGVQNVGHRDEGVVEAVKAQLDKYIHPCFHVNMYEPYITLAEKLVEITPGSYEKKAMFANSGAEAVENAIKIARAYTKKTGVISLWGSFHGRTNMTMSITSKYKPYKDGFGPFAAQTYKTEGAYCYRCALGCKYPECGIACAEKLRSMLKTVNSKDEIACLIAEPVQGEGGFIVPPKEYFKVIQQICNENDIVFIIDEVQAGFGRTGKMFAHEHFRVEADIITMSKSIANGFPLSAVVGKAEIMDAACVGGIGGTYSGSPLGCVAALKVIEKIDKDNLCSRAFEIGKYITARFQHMREKYDVIGDIRGLGAMIGIEFVKDRSTKEPHAELVKKITQYCFKRGVIVLNAGLLSNVIRFLPPLVITQEQLKYGIDVIEEAIESELGVINQLECKSIV, encoded by the coding sequence ATGATTGAGGAAAAAAATGCAAAAATTATAACTGAAATACCAGGGCCTAAATCTAAGGAACTTATAAAAAAAAGAGAACAATATGTGGCTAAAGGAGTAGGATGTAGTTCACCAATATTTGTAGAAGAGGCTAAAGGTGCACTTATAAAAGATATAGATGAAAATGTATTTGTTGATTTTGCAGGAGCTATAGGAGTTCAAAATGTAGGTCATAGAGATGAGGGAGTAGTAGAAGCTGTAAAGGCTCAACTTGACAAATATATACATCCATGTTTCCATGTAAACATGTATGAACCATACATTACTCTGGCAGAAAAACTTGTGGAAATTACTCCAGGCAGTTATGAAAAAAAGGCTATGTTTGCAAATAGCGGGGCAGAAGCAGTTGAAAATGCCATTAAAATAGCCAGAGCCTACACTAAAAAAACCGGTGTAATCTCCCTGTGGGGTTCTTTTCACGGAAGGACTAACATGACCATGTCTATAACAAGCAAATACAAGCCATATAAAGATGGATTTGGACCATTCGCTGCACAAACTTATAAAACAGAGGGAGCTTATTGTTACAGATGTGCCCTTGGATGTAAATATCCAGAATGCGGTATAGCTTGTGCTGAAAAACTTAGGAGTATGCTGAAGACTGTGAATTCCAAGGATGAAATAGCTTGTTTAATAGCAGAACCGGTACAGGGGGAAGGTGGATTTATAGTACCTCCAAAAGAATATTTTAAAGTTATTCAGCAAATATGTAATGAAAATGATATAGTATTTATTATCGACGAAGTACAAGCCGGCTTTGGGAGAACTGGAAAGATGTTTGCACATGAACACTTTAGAGTTGAGGCAGATATCATAACCATGTCAAAATCAATTGCAAATGGATTCCCATTAAGTGCAGTTGTAGGAAAGGCAGAAATTATGGACGCTGCCTGTGTTGGTGGGATTGGAGGCACATATTCTGGAAGTCCGCTGGGATGTGTGGCAGCCCTTAAGGTTATAGAGAAGATAGATAAGGACAATCTCTGTAGCAGGGCCTTTGAAATTGGAAAATACATTACGGCAAGGTTTCAGCACATGAGAGAAAAATATGATGTAATAGGGGATATAAGGGGCCTTGGGGCGATGATAGGAATAGAATTCGTAAAGGATAGAAGCACAAAGGAACCCCATGCAGAGTTGGTTAAAAAAATTACACAATATTGTTTTAAAAGAGGAGTAATAGTTTTGAATGCAGGATTATTAAGTAATGTAATAAGATTTTTGCCACCCCTTGTAATAACTCAGGAACAATTGAAATATGGCATTGATGTAATTGAAGAGGCAATAGAAAGTGAATTGGGAGTAATAAATCAGTTGGAATGTAAAAGTATAGTTTAA
- a CDS encoding PucR family transcriptional regulator — MIIDCENIRTLPYANKLKVVAGKRGMGRIIKWVHFMENPGYIRWLKGGELILITGILIKDDINILYKLIEDLNSKNIAGLVINVGPYIPSTPKNIIELGDCLGFPIFELPFEVRLIDISQSICKAIFMNKMEQESMNSFIKNIIFGDLNYDEDEVNKSKFYKYNPGKTYCSMVLSVDNFISFVKQEGVWNEELETRTRQQIEEIIANIMNRLNKKSINIIEDTFIIIMFPVEKYEREKINPIAEEILSNINSKIAELKISIGIGSFWTRLEELKDSVNKAQNALEILGGNKNKVCSYKDMGMYRLLFDMNKKDEMKRLLREILGELMEYDSKNSTSLVETLQVYINENCNLIHTAEELFIHKNTLKYRIKRIEEILNCNLRNMEHLFRFDMAFKIKNFLSCMK; from the coding sequence ATGATAATAGATTGCGAGAATATAAGGACATTACCCTATGCAAATAAGTTAAAAGTGGTAGCAGGAAAAAGAGGCATGGGAAGGATCATAAAGTGGGTGCACTTTATGGAAAACCCGGGATATATACGTTGGTTAAAGGGAGGAGAATTGATTTTAATAACTGGAATACTTATAAAGGACGATATAAATATTCTTTATAAGTTAATTGAAGATTTAAATTCCAAAAATATAGCAGGACTTGTTATAAATGTAGGCCCTTATATTCCAAGTACTCCTAAAAATATAATAGAACTTGGAGATTGTCTTGGTTTTCCAATATTTGAATTGCCCTTTGAAGTAAGGCTCATAGATATAAGTCAAAGTATATGTAAGGCAATTTTTATGAATAAAATGGAACAGGAGTCAATGAATAGTTTCATAAAAAATATTATTTTTGGAGATTTAAACTATGATGAAGATGAAGTAAATAAATCTAAATTTTATAAATACAATCCGGGCAAAACTTATTGTTCAATGGTATTATCTGTAGATAATTTTATAAGCTTTGTTAAACAGGAGGGAGTCTGGAATGAAGAACTTGAAACCAGGACAAGACAGCAGATTGAAGAGATTATAGCCAATATAATGAATAGGCTAAATAAAAAATCCATTAATATAATTGAAGATACTTTTATTATAATTATGTTTCCTGTGGAAAAATACGAAAGGGAAAAAATAAATCCAATTGCAGAAGAAATTCTAAGTAATATAAATTCAAAGATAGCGGAACTTAAGATAAGTATTGGAATAGGAAGCTTTTGGACAAGGCTTGAAGAACTTAAAGACAGTGTAAATAAGGCACAAAATGCCTTGGAAATTCTAGGAGGGAATAAAAATAAAGTATGCAGCTATAAGGATATGGGTATGTATAGATTATTATTTGATATGAACAAAAAGGATGAGATGAAAAGACTTCTTAGAGAAATATTAGGAGAGCTCATGGAATATGATAGTAAAAATTCTACAAGTCTGGTTGAAACTTTGCAGGTTTATATTAATGAAAATTGTAATTTAATACACACTGCAGAGGAACTCTTTATTCATAAGAATACTTTAAAATATAGAATTAAAAGAATAGAGGAGATATTAAACTGTAATCTTAGAAATATGGAGCATTTATTTAGATTTGATATGGCTTTTAAAATAAAGAATTTTTTGTCCTGTATGAAGTAA